Genomic window (Cenarchaeum symbiont of Oopsacas minuta):
TCTGTTCAATAATGTAAGCGCCTGCAATATTGTCGTTTTGCCACTCTCATTTCTACCGATGAATGCTGCCAAATCACCTACGGTTATCTCGCCAGAATCGTGTATGCATCTATAGGCTCGCACACGGAATTTACGTAGTCTCAATAGGCATTGATCTGATCGCTAGGATTTAACATATAAAACAAAAAAATATATGACAAACTAGTAACAAACAGTGCAGAATTAGATCCCCCATGAGGGTAGGTATAGAACAGAAATGTGCAAGATTATGCAAAATAGATAAAAATTGTTCATAATTATAGTAAAGATATTCTTATGCCTAGTATCACAGAGATGGCAAAATAGATATATGTTAAAACTACTTTCATGCATTTGTGACCAAGAATACAATCTATGTGATCTTTTTGCTCCCAGTAGTTGCAGGTATAGCTCTTGGAGCCATAGTCTTTGCCCAAGCCATCGAAGAAGGATATTTTCTAGTCAATGATGCACGCGTAGAACAAAACTCGGATATTCAGATAAGAGGTCTTGAGCACACATACCATCCATCTGTTCCCATAGAGATCTATGTCATTGTTTCAGACAAGTCTTATGATTGCGGTGATCTATACATAACCGTATACGATTCTGCTAGTAAAAGTGTCTCC
Coding sequences:
- a CDS encoding putative exported protein — encoded protein: MTKNTIYVIFLLPVVAGIALGAIVFAQAIEEGYFLVNDARVEQNSDIQIRGLEHTYHPSVPIEIYVIVSDKSYDCGDLYITVYDSASKSVSQNGYFGECFVDKGVNLPTSETYSEKIDKRGKYTIEAKMYDHIDSIRVKETFYIR